The bacterium nucleotide sequence CCCTCCGCCTCGCCGAGCTGCGTGAGCTTCTCGGCCGTCACTTCGCTGAAGTGGGGGATGCGGCTCGCCAGACAGGCGCGGGCGGGGCGGTCCCAGATCGAGAGACCCCGCGCGCGGGCAAGGCCGCGGATCTCGTCCTTTTCGAGCCCCGCCTCGGCGAGCGGCGCGCGCACGCGGTAGCGCCGCGCGGCGTCCGCACCCGGGCGTTCCTCGCCGAGGTCGCTGCGATTGCCCCCGTAGACGAGGGTCTGGAAGCCCTCCGCGGCAGCCAGGGCCTCCATGCGCTGGAAGAGCTCCTGCTTGCAGAAGAAGCAGCGGTCCGGCGCATTGGCGCGGTAGTCCGGGTTCTCCAGTTCCTGCGTGGCGAGCACGCGGACGGGAACGCCCTGCTCCGCGGCGAAGGCCAGCGCCTCGTCGCGCTCCCAGTTCGCGAGCGAGGCCGAATCGGCGAGCACGGCGGTGAGGCGCTCGCCCAGCACCTCGCGCGCGAGGACCGCAAGATAGCCCGAGTCCACGCCCCCCGAATAGGCGAGCAAGGTCCGGCCGCCTTCGGCGAGGATGCGCCGCAATTCGGATTCCTTCGCACGAAGCGCATCGTCGAGGGGCGTCAGCTGCATGGCCCTAGGTTAGCAAGAAGCGGGCGCGGCCGCCAGCACGGCGCTCAGGAGCCGGACGCTCGCAGCCGCCGCAGGGCGGCCACGTTCAGCTTGTGCTCAGCATAGGTCGCCGCGAAACGGTGACCGCCCTTCCCGTCGGCGACGAAGAAGAGGCTGCGGTCCCTTGGATCCGCCGCCAGGGGCGCGGCCAGGCTGGCCCGACCCGGGCTGCAGATGGGCCCCGGCGGCAGCCCCGTGTTCCGGTAGGTGTTGTAGGGCGAGTCCACGCGCAGGTCGCTGTAGGTGACGCGCAGGCGGCGCTCGC carries:
- a CDS encoding TIGR00268 family protein, translating into MQLTPLDDALRAKESELRRILAEGGRTLLAYSGGVDSGYLAVLAREVLGERLTAVLADSASLANWERDEALAFAAEQGVPVRVLATQELENPDYRANAPDRCFFCKQELFQRMEALAAAEGFQTLVYGGNRSDLGEERPGADAARRYRVRAPLAEAGLEKDEIRGLARARGLSIWDRPARACLASRIPHFSEVTAEKLTQLGEAEG